Proteins encoded by one window of Cylindrospermum stagnale PCC 7417:
- a CDS encoding Ycf66 family protein, with product MLAYVLALVVGLGSLAIYLAAFFFPEIHRKNDFIWSGVGLFYALVIWVFAPRITGGLLLGHVASVALLVWFGWQTLSLRRQLTPQIEQTPVPSPEAVKASVQQQVSKFSVQEKLGQLQQSVSGIFSGVKDRVQQTVSKKPPAPTAPPKVEIIDKTTPVPEQPSEVISPTPSPEAEAVTVPVAEQPIEAKTETLPEVIPPNPPSPELVEAAQPDTEEKQPIPVEEIAPDAILAPPAEAPPEQIPPQ from the coding sequence ATGCTGGCATATGTCCTAGCGCTAGTGGTCGGACTTGGTAGTTTAGCCATTTACTTAGCAGCTTTCTTCTTCCCAGAGATCCATCGGAAGAATGACTTTATCTGGAGTGGTGTCGGGTTGTTTTACGCCTTAGTAATATGGGTATTTGCACCACGCATTACTGGTGGCCTTTTGCTGGGTCACGTGGCTAGCGTCGCACTTTTGGTTTGGTTTGGCTGGCAAACCCTGTCATTACGTCGGCAACTGACACCACAGATAGAACAAACCCCGGTACCCAGCCCTGAAGCGGTGAAAGCTAGCGTTCAGCAACAGGTGAGTAAGTTTTCTGTTCAGGAAAAGCTGGGCCAGTTGCAACAGAGTGTTAGTGGCATCTTCAGTGGTGTAAAAGACCGGGTGCAGCAGACTGTAAGCAAAAAGCCACCAGCACCAACAGCGCCGCCTAAGGTGGAGATTATTGACAAAACGACTCCCGTACCAGAACAGCCTAGTGAAGTAATTTCCCCCACCCCCTCCCCAGAAGCGGAAGCGGTTACTGTTCCCGTCGCCGAACAACCAATTGAAGCTAAAACCGAAACTTTACCAGAAGTAATTCCACCAAATCCCCCATCTCCTGAATTGGTAGAAGCTGCACAACCAGATACTGAAGAGAAACAACCAATTCCTGTAGAAGAAATTGCACCGGATGCAATACTCGCTCCCCCAGCCGAAGCGCCACCGGAACAAATACCGCCACAATAA
- a CDS encoding type II toxin-antitoxin system PemK/MazF family toxin: protein MKKLKLLEIWLVRFPFSDLTSTKLRPALVLAVHREELIILGIFSKVPYGELPENWVLISDTHPEFSQTGLKKASLIRTDKIATVNESVFDRQLGILPSDNISVVQTALKKSLNIT from the coding sequence ATGAAGAAACTTAAACTATTGGAAATCTGGTTAGTCCGTTTTCCTTTTAGCGATTTAACTTCGACAAAACTTAGACCAGCCCTTGTTTTAGCAGTTCATCGAGAAGAGTTAATTATATTGGGTATTTTCTCAAAAGTTCCTTATGGTGAGTTACCGGAAAATTGGGTGTTGATTTCAGACACACATCCAGAGTTTTCACAAACAGGGCTAAAAAAGGCATCTTTAATCAGGACTGATAAAATTGCTACGGTTAATGAGTCGGTATTTGACAGGCAGTTAGGAATCTTGCCATCAGACAATATTTCTGTAGTACAAACAGCGCTGAAAAAATCGCTGAATATTACTTAG
- the gndA gene encoding NADP-dependent phosphogluconate dehydrogenase, protein MTLQTFGVIGLAVMGENIALNVERNGFPIAVYNRSREKTDAFMAQRAGGRNVVAAFTLEEFVAALERPRKILVMVQAGKPVDAVIAQLKPLLQEGDIIIDGGNSWFEDTERRTQELEPAGLRYIGMGVSGGEEGALNGPSLMPGGTKSSYEYLSPIFNKIAAQVDDGACVTYIGPGGSGHYVKMVHNGIEYGDMQLIAEAYDLLRNVAGLNAKQLHEVFTEWNTTDELNSFLIEITANIFPYIDPETKKPLVDLIVDAAGQKGTGRWTVQTALELGVAIPTITAAVNARIMSSIKDERVAASKILTGPNAKYDGQIKDFVNKVRDALYCSKICSYAQGMALLSTASNTYKWDLDLSEMARIWKGGCIIRAGFLNKIKKAFNENPALPNLLLAPEFKQTILDRQSAWREVIMTAAKLGIPVPAFSASLDYFDSYRAANLPQNLTQAQRDYFGAHTYKRTDKEGSFHTEWVPIAESKK, encoded by the coding sequence ATGACACTACAAACCTTTGGTGTGATTGGTTTAGCCGTTATGGGCGAGAACATCGCTTTAAACGTCGAGCGCAATGGCTTTCCAATTGCAGTTTACAACCGCTCCCGCGAAAAAACCGATGCCTTCATGGCGCAGCGTGCCGGAGGACGGAATGTCGTAGCGGCCTTTACCTTAGAAGAATTTGTCGCTGCACTGGAACGTCCCCGCAAAATCTTAGTGATGGTGCAAGCTGGTAAGCCAGTGGATGCGGTAATTGCCCAACTAAAACCTTTGCTGCAAGAAGGCGATATCATTATCGACGGTGGCAACTCTTGGTTTGAAGATACAGAACGACGCACTCAGGAATTAGAACCCGCAGGACTACGCTATATCGGTATGGGCGTCAGCGGCGGTGAAGAAGGCGCTTTGAATGGCCCTTCACTGATGCCCGGTGGTACAAAAAGTTCTTACGAGTATCTATCCCCAATTTTCAACAAAATTGCGGCTCAAGTTGATGACGGCGCTTGCGTTACCTATATTGGCCCTGGTGGTTCTGGTCACTATGTCAAAATGGTACACAACGGCATTGAATACGGCGACATGCAGCTAATTGCTGAAGCCTACGATTTGCTGAGAAATGTGGCTGGTCTTAACGCTAAACAGCTACATGAAGTGTTCACTGAGTGGAACACCACCGACGAACTCAATTCATTTTTGATTGAGATTACAGCTAATATCTTCCCCTACATTGACCCAGAAACCAAGAAACCCCTGGTTGATTTGATTGTTGATGCAGCCGGTCAAAAGGGAACTGGTCGTTGGACAGTACAAACTGCTTTGGAATTGGGGGTTGCTATTCCCACAATTACAGCAGCAGTGAATGCCCGAATCATGTCTTCTATTAAGGATGAGCGGGTAGCAGCATCTAAGATTCTGACTGGCCCTAACGCTAAATATGATGGGCAAATCAAGGATTTTGTTAATAAGGTGCGCGATGCTCTTTATTGCTCTAAAATCTGTTCTTACGCTCAAGGTATGGCGCTGTTATCTACAGCTTCTAATACCTATAAATGGGATTTGGATCTGAGTGAAATGGCTCGGATTTGGAAGGGTGGCTGTATTATTCGTGCTGGCTTCTTGAATAAGATTAAGAAGGCTTTTAATGAAAACCCAGCTTTGCCTAACCTGCTATTAGCTCCCGAATTTAAGCAAACAATTCTCGACAGACAATCAGCTTGGCGGGAAGTAATCATGACAGCGGCTAAACTGGGAATTCCAGTACCAGCATTTAGTGCGTCTTTGGATTATTTTGATAGCTATCGTGCTGCTAACTTGCCTCAAAACTTGACTCAAGCACAACGCGATTACTTTGGTGCACACACCTACAAGCGCACTGATAAGGAAGGTTCTTTCCACACCGAATGGGTACCCATTGCTGAGTCTAAGAAGTAA
- a CDS encoding YbjN domain-containing protein codes for MTNSQETLTSDDLINELIAETTTIKHVEVIENVIDSLEQDDSAMVSHNPEGAYLWKFKYGSVEVFVQLSGTSDEDTITVWSEVLKLPAKDEPRLLRYLLELNCSSTFEARFGIIEYKVVVISTRTLAELSPGEVSRLITIVATIADDHDEALQSEFGAT; via the coding sequence ATGACAAACTCCCAGGAAACCCTAACTAGCGATGATTTGATTAATGAACTCATCGCCGAAACAACAACCATCAAGCACGTAGAAGTGATTGAAAATGTCATCGACTCTCTAGAACAAGATGACAGTGCGATGGTTAGCCATAATCCAGAGGGTGCTTATCTCTGGAAGTTTAAGTATGGCAGTGTGGAAGTTTTTGTTCAACTCTCTGGTACTAGCGATGAGGATACGATAACGGTTTGGTCTGAGGTACTTAAGTTACCTGCTAAAGATGAACCCCGGTTGCTGCGATATCTTTTGGAGTTGAATTGTTCTAGCACTTTTGAAGCGCGGTTCGGGATTATTGAATATAAGGTGGTTGTCATCTCAACCCGCACCTTAGCAGAGTTGTCTCCTGGTGAAGTCTCGCGGCTGATTACTATTGTGGCAACGATCGCAGATGATCATGATGAGGCGTTACAATCTGAGTTTGGCGCGACTTAA
- a CDS encoding gamma-glutamylcyclotransferase — MSNKSGHLHHSWIQSQNPTKLELKLQQQPQREQMFYYFAYGSCMCPVDLKRSLGENTHPYVIGTGILKSYRLGFYLYSPKRKCGVLDVVKDPQTSVKGVLYRLPWRLSEHLDKREGVLQDVYRHELVDIHCQEQVYKDVRTYTVVNKLPEEMAPSDWYFNVVLRGAITCGLPEEYCWHLFNHMYQLQQRHQEQQIRRSA; from the coding sequence ATGAGTAATAAAAGTGGACACTTACACCACAGTTGGATACAATCTCAGAATCCTACAAAGCTAGAGTTGAAACTGCAACAACAGCCACAGCGAGAGCAAATGTTTTACTATTTTGCTTATGGATCTTGTATGTGTCCTGTGGATTTAAAGCGATCGCTTGGTGAGAACACTCACCCTTACGTCATCGGCACGGGAATATTAAAAAGTTATCGCTTAGGGTTTTATCTCTATTCTCCCAAGCGCAAGTGTGGGGTTTTGGATGTAGTCAAAGACCCGCAAACCAGCGTTAAAGGTGTGCTTTATCGGCTACCTTGGCGACTGAGTGAACACTTAGATAAACGGGAAGGTGTCCTCCAAGACGTCTATCGCCATGAATTAGTAGATATTCACTGCCAAGAGCAAGTATATAAAGATGTTCGCACATATACAGTAGTTAACAAGTTACCTGAAGAAATGGCGCCGAGTGACTGGTACTTTAACGTTGTGCTGCGGGGTGCTATCACCTGCGGGCTACCTGAGGAATATTGCTGGCATTTGTTTAATCATATGTACCAATTACAACAGCGTCATCAAGAACAACAAATTAGGCGATCGGCTTAA
- a CDS encoding selenium-binding family protein — MTHACCGPGYASPAAAMQAEREQVLYAIALYTGTGIEEPDYLATVDVDPKSPTYSQIIHRLSMPYIGDELHHFGWNACSSCHGDASKSRRFSVIPGQRSSRIYIVDTADTTAPKLHKVIEPEEIKAKTNLTAPHTVHCLADGHVMISMLGDSEGNGPGGFLLLDENFEIAGRWENKADGMRFNYDFWYQPRHNVMVSSEWGAPKTYYPGFDLKDVAAGNYGQHIHFWDWTKRDIVQSFDLGEEGLIPLELRFHHNPDSTHGFVAAALSSNVWHWQKSNEQWQIAKVIDIPAVEVTGWPIPVPSLITDILISMCDRYIYFSNWLHGDIRQYDISDPAHPQLTGQVWCGGLLGKGGEVQGHKLAGGPQMLQLSLDGQRLYVTNSLFSTWDNQFYPDLSKTGSYLLQVDCDTENGGLKINENFYVDFGQEPSGPSRAHEMRYPGGDCTSDIWL; from the coding sequence ATGACTCATGCTTGTTGCGGCCCTGGTTACGCTTCCCCAGCAGCAGCGATGCAGGCGGAACGGGAACAGGTACTTTATGCGATCGCACTTTACACAGGTACAGGCATCGAAGAACCAGATTACCTCGCCACTGTAGACGTTGATCCCAAGTCCCCTACTTACTCGCAAATCATACATCGCCTATCGATGCCTTACATTGGCGATGAATTACATCATTTTGGCTGGAATGCTTGCAGTTCTTGTCATGGCGACGCTAGCAAATCCCGGCGGTTTAGCGTGATTCCCGGACAACGGTCTAGTCGGATTTATATAGTTGATACAGCAGATACAACAGCGCCAAAACTCCACAAAGTTATTGAACCAGAAGAAATTAAAGCCAAGACCAACTTAACTGCACCCCACACAGTACATTGTCTAGCAGATGGTCATGTGATGATTTCCATGCTAGGGGACAGCGAGGGAAATGGCCCCGGCGGCTTTTTGTTATTGGATGAGAATTTTGAGATTGCTGGACGCTGGGAAAATAAAGCTGATGGAATGCGGTTTAACTATGACTTTTGGTACCAGCCGCGTCATAATGTGATGGTGAGTAGCGAGTGGGGCGCACCGAAAACCTATTATCCTGGTTTTGACCTTAAGGATGTTGCTGCTGGTAACTATGGTCAGCATATCCATTTTTGGGATTGGACGAAACGCGATATTGTCCAAAGTTTTGATTTGGGTGAAGAAGGGTTAATTCCCTTAGAGTTGCGGTTTCACCACAACCCCGACAGCACTCATGGATTTGTCGCTGCTGCACTGAGTAGTAATGTTTGGCATTGGCAAAAGTCTAACGAACAATGGCAAATAGCGAAAGTTATTGACATTCCAGCGGTGGAAGTGACAGGCTGGCCTATACCTGTGCCATCGTTAATTACAGATATTTTAATTTCGATGTGCGATCGCTATATTTATTTCTCCAACTGGTTACATGGAGATATTCGTCAATATGATATCAGCGATCCTGCCCATCCCCAACTCACCGGTCAAGTTTGGTGTGGTGGGTTGCTAGGTAAAGGGGGTGAAGTTCAAGGACATAAATTGGCTGGTGGGCCGCAGATGTTACAGTTAAGTCTGGATGGTCAGCGGCTTTATGTGACCAATTCCCTATTCAGCACTTGGGATAATCAGTTTTATCCTGACTTGTCGAAAACCGGCTCATATTTATTGCAGGTTGACTGCGATACTGAAAACGGCGGATTGAAAATCAACGAAAATTTCTATGTTGATTTTGGTCAAGAACCATCAGGCCCATCTCGTGCTCATGAAATGCGTTATCCTGGCGGTGATTGCACTTCAGATATTTGGCTTTGA
- a CDS encoding serine/threonine-protein kinase, whose amino-acid sequence MSYCLNPHCPKSENPDDVKFCQTCGAKLLLKERYRAIKPIGQGGFGRTFLAVDEDKPSKPRCVIKQFYPQAQGTNTVQKAVELFTQEAVQLDELGKHPQIPELMAYFTQDDRQYLVQEFIDGPNLAQELVHRGAFGEMQIRQLLDDLLPVLQFCHAREVIHRDIKPENIILRNSDRKLVIVDFGAAKTATSTALNRTGTSIGSPEYVAPEQMRGRAVFASDIYSLGATCINLLTMRSPFDSYDTHNATWIWQQYLKTPVSNQLSIILNKMLENIPVRRYQTVDEVLKDLNPQSPVTPTPAISTPPPTPSAPTTPPTSITKTPSQIDLELEELKTQFTGIGKPQNKNVPIQPPPTKPQPTSSSEIDAELEQLKAKYLGNNNT is encoded by the coding sequence ATGAGCTACTGCCTTAATCCCCATTGCCCAAAATCGGAAAACCCTGATGATGTCAAGTTTTGCCAGACTTGTGGTGCCAAGTTACTCCTCAAAGAACGCTACCGTGCCATCAAACCGATAGGACAAGGTGGTTTTGGCAGAACATTCTTGGCTGTAGATGAGGATAAACCCTCTAAACCACGCTGCGTGATTAAGCAATTTTACCCCCAGGCACAAGGCACCAACACAGTGCAAAAAGCTGTGGAGTTGTTCACCCAAGAAGCGGTGCAGTTGGATGAATTGGGCAAACATCCGCAAATTCCCGAATTAATGGCATATTTTACCCAAGACGATCGCCAATATCTAGTGCAAGAATTTATCGATGGGCCTAATTTAGCTCAGGAATTGGTACACAGAGGCGCTTTTGGTGAAATGCAAATCCGGCAATTATTGGATGATTTGTTGCCTGTACTGCAATTTTGCCATGCTAGAGAAGTGATTCACCGGGATATTAAACCAGAAAATATTATTTTACGGAATAGCGATCGCAAATTAGTCATAGTAGACTTTGGGGCGGCAAAAACTGCCACCAGCACCGCCCTTAATCGCACAGGTACGAGTATTGGTAGCCCTGAATACGTTGCCCCGGAACAAATGAGGGGTAGGGCGGTATTTGCCAGCGACATCTACAGCTTGGGGGCGACTTGTATTAATCTCTTAACGATGCGATCGCCTTTTGACTCCTATGATACCCACAACGCCACTTGGATTTGGCAGCAATACTTGAAAACTCCTGTGAGTAATCAGTTGAGCATTATTCTCAACAAAATGCTAGAAAACATCCCAGTTCGGCGTTACCAAACAGTAGACGAAGTACTCAAAGACTTAAACCCCCAATCGCCAGTAACTCCTACCCCAGCAATCTCCACTCCTCCCCCCACCCCATCAGCACCAACTACTCCACCCACCTCTATCACCAAAACCCCAAGTCAAATTGATCTAGAACTAGAAGAACTCAAAACTCAATTTACTGGCATTGGTAAACCCCAAAACAAAAACGTTCCCATCCAACCACCGCCAACCAAACCTCAACCTACCAGCAGCAGCGAAATTGACGCAGAATTAGAACAATTAAAAGCTAAATATCTGGGAAATAACAACACCTAA
- a CDS encoding DUF6334 family protein: MAINEFPIGQALTGISIVEDKEFTGDELCLDRVELHFQDTTIILLPLSDTDEIEITEEKYHTPTSTTPSWGKSLINQNLMAVWVCENNQGYQDQVIFAFESLHPSFAFFAEGSAIKVFACEQISHEKELITNDAMFEFESVGEVLESIRKHQFNSEILLKYSLAETRNNYQLVLDMAAMQPVLLTNQSQLTHVLTSAKSYQKLIDRIKELEDMVSGQAAETDMSQSKMVGRKVSTSTLKHLTNSDTLTMMQLAETAFQEWNDPEEDIYNEET; this comes from the coding sequence ATGGCAATCAATGAATTTCCCATTGGACAGGCTCTGACAGGAATATCAATAGTTGAAGATAAGGAATTTACTGGTGATGAACTCTGCCTAGATAGAGTTGAACTTCACTTTCAAGATACTACAATTATATTATTACCTCTTAGTGATACTGATGAAATAGAAATAACAGAGGAAAAATATCATACTCCTACTAGTACTACTCCATCTTGGGGTAAGTCATTGATTAATCAAAACCTAATGGCTGTATGGGTATGTGAAAATAACCAAGGTTATCAAGATCAGGTTATTTTTGCATTTGAGTCTCTACATCCTAGCTTTGCCTTTTTTGCAGAAGGTTCAGCCATAAAAGTATTTGCTTGTGAACAAATTTCTCATGAAAAAGAATTAATTACTAATGATGCAATGTTTGAATTTGAATCTGTGGGAGAAGTACTAGAATCTATCCGAAAACATCAATTCAACTCAGAAATTTTACTCAAATATTCTCTCGCCGAAACTCGTAACAATTACCAATTAGTTCTTGATATGGCTGCTATGCAACCAGTTTTATTAACCAATCAATCACAGCTTACCCATGTGCTAACTTCAGCCAAGAGCTATCAAAAATTAATTGATCGAATTAAAGAATTAGAAGATATGGTTTCAGGTCAAGCTGCTGAAACTGATATGAGTCAATCAAAAATGGTTGGTAGAAAAGTTTCTACATCTACACTGAAGCACTTGACTAATAGTGATACACTAACAATGATGCAACTCGCAGAAACTGCATTTCAGGAGTGGAACGACCCAGAAGAAGATATTTATAATGAAGAAACTTAA
- a CDS encoding lipoate--protein ligase family protein, with protein MHSKPVWRLIPLLDAPGEVQMAIDRWLFSQHQLGQHPPTLRFYTWSPPAISLGYHQREYPEFWQNLSWQSQKLDVVRRPTGGRAVLHQGDLTYAVVTSGMRGSRLQIYQEICEFLIQGWRSLGVELDYGTSGRGYIHNPNCFGTATGADLVLLDQTKLIGSAQLRRGEAVLQHGSIRLSPDADLFKQVFGTESFTTAQLPQNLCREGVMSALIAAASDRFSMQLEVQSLSQSEWDDISAQPTLDKLG; from the coding sequence ATGCATAGTAAGCCGGTTTGGCGACTGATTCCTTTGTTAGACGCCCCTGGCGAGGTGCAGATGGCGATTGACCGTTGGTTGTTCTCTCAGCACCAATTGGGACAGCATCCCCCAACTCTGCGGTTTTATACTTGGTCGCCACCTGCTATTTCCCTCGGTTATCATCAACGCGAATATCCTGAATTTTGGCAAAATTTAAGTTGGCAAAGTCAAAAATTAGATGTGGTACGGCGTCCTACTGGTGGCCGGGCTGTGTTGCACCAAGGTGATTTAACTTATGCTGTGGTTACATCGGGAATGAGGGGCAGTCGTCTCCAGATATACCAAGAAATTTGTGAGTTTTTAATTCAAGGGTGGCGATCGCTTGGTGTAGAGTTGGATTATGGTACTTCTGGCCGGGGTTACATCCACAATCCTAACTGTTTTGGTACTGCGACTGGTGCAGATTTGGTGTTGTTAGATCAGACTAAACTCATTGGTAGCGCCCAACTGCGACGAGGTGAAGCTGTTTTACAACATGGTTCTATTCGGTTAAGCCCAGATGCAGATTTGTTTAAGCAGGTATTTGGGACAGAATCTTTTACCACGGCACAATTACCCCAAAACCTATGTAGAGAAGGGGTTATGAGCGCTTTAATTGCCGCAGCAAGCGATCGCTTTTCTATGCAGCTAGAAGTGCAATCTCTCTCTCAGTCTGAGTGGGATGATATTTCAGCACAACCAACTCTAGACAAGCTTGGCTGA